ATACGAACCGGGCATCGCACGGAAACAGGCGACACAGCACGATCTTCGTGATGCCATCGATGCACTGCTTGCCGGCGAACCGGTTCCTCGCCCGAAAACCACCGCGATGGGCTGCTTGATCGCGTTGCCACGATCAACGCCCAGCGAAGCCGAAGCGACGGTGACGTACTGTGATCAAGTCAGTCGCGTGTTGCAAAAGCATTGTGTCGAGTGCCATCGAGCGGACGAGATTGGACCGTTCTCGCTCGAAGAGTACGACGAGGTCATTGGTTGGGCCGACATGTCGCTCGAAGTGATCCAACAGCATCGGATGCCGCCTTGGCACGCCGATCCCAACCATGGTTCGTTTGCCAATTCACGGCATATGCCGGAGGAAGACAAGCAGATTTTGGCGGATTGGGTTGATGCCGGCATGCCCTTTGGCGACGCAAGCAAATTGCCTCCGCCTCGTGAATACGTCGCGGGATGGCAACTCAGCGAACCGCCGCATCAAATCGTAACGATGAACGAAACACCGTTCCAAGTCCCGGCGACCGGGACGATCGAGTACCAATACTTTGTCGTCGATCCCGGTTTTAAAGAGGATAAATGGATCCGGGCGGCCGAAGTGGTGCCAGGCAATCGATCGGTGGTCCATCATTCAATCGCCTTTGTGCGGCCTCCCGATGGTGCTGATTTTCGCGACATCGGTTTTCTTTCCGCCTATGTTCCCGGCCAACAGCCCAGCGAATTTCCCGCCGGCTATGCCCAACGGGTTCGTGCCGGTTCGAAATTGGTGTTCCAAATGCATTACACCCCCACGGGCAAAGCGACCGAGGATGTCACGCGAATTGGATTGCTGTTCGCGGATCCCGACGACGTCACTCACGAAGTCTATGTGTTAGGAGGAGTCGAACAAGAGTTTGAAATTCCGCCTCATGCAGCCAACTATGCCGTCAACGCCGATATCGGTGGTTTTCCCGAAAACGGCACGCTGTTGTCGATCACGCCGCACATGCATTTGCGAGGCAAGTCGTTTCAGTTTGTCGCGAAAACCAAGTCGGGTGAGCAGACGTTGTTGGATGTCCCAAACTACGATTTCAATTGGCAGCACAACTATGTGCTGAGCCAACCGCTGCCGCTGAGCGATGTGAAACAGCTTTCTTTCACGGCGGTGTTCGATAACTCGGCCGACAACCCCACCAACCCGGATCCGTCCGAATTTGTGACCTGGGGCGATCAAACGTGGCAAGAAATGGCGGTCACGTTTGTGGCGGTTGCCAAGCCACGGGATGCCAATGCCAATCAAGGCAAAACCGCAGTTGATCCTGACCAAAGGAAACGTCGGGCCGAGCAGCGAAGGAAGCAGGAACAGGAAGCGTCGCAATTCGCCGACCGTTATATCGAGCGGTTTGATTCCGACGGCGATGGTTTGATCAGCAAACATGAACTGCCCGATTCGGTGCGGATGTTCAGTTTTGGTTCGTTCGATCATGACCGAGACGGTCTGCTCAGCCACGAAGAAATCCGTGCCGAATCGCTAAGTCGTTTGACGCGATAACGCGGACGATAGCCGCCAAGTGCCCGCTCCGTTCGTTTTGTGGAGGAAGCGGCAAGTCCGAGTCGTCGTGGATCTTGCTAAAGATCCCACCATGGAAAGGCCTGTCCAGGGGATGATCTCTTCCACGGTTAGATCCTTTTCACAGGGCGGTGCTTCGATGTTCTTTTTTTTTAAGGACGTGTAGCCACGTCCACTACGGTCACGCCGGATCCTTGTCTTTTCACTCGTCCTAAATCCCCCCCGGAAACTCACACGAAGTGTTTTCTAAATTCCCAACGCTCTTTCGCATCTCGTGGTTGGCCGATTGGATCGTCACCCATCGAGCGGTGACGTTTCTGATTCTGGCCATCTGGACCATCGCAATGGGATTGGGGCAATATGACCCCACGATCCTTTGGCCAGAAAAGACCGCCATTTCGCCGACTGAACTCGATGCGTCCGAAGACGATGAATTCGACGAGTCGCTTCGTGCTAAAACTCCGAATGTGTCGCCGGTACAAATCGCTGCGGGCGACGTGATCGTTGTCGCTGAAAGTGAGCAATTCTTCACGCCGGAGGGTGCTGACGCGATTCGCGACGCGGTCGCCGCGTTGGAGTCGCTGGATCAAGTCCAGCGGGTATTGTGGATGGATCGTGCACCGATGCTCAATATCTTTGGGCTTCCTGAACCGATTTTGCCCAAGCGAAACGCCTCGCCCGCTTTGTTCGAAGCGGCGAAGGAACGTGCGTTGGCCAATCCATTGATCGGCGGACAGTTGCTTTCACCGGACGCAAAAACGCTATTATTGATGGTCCAAATCGATTGGTTGTTTGTGACCGACGATGACGATTGCACCGTCGCGCTGCGTGAAGCTGCAACGGCAGCATTGGCCAAGCACCCTGGCGTGAAAATGACATTTCAAGTCACCGGCGAGGTGCCCATTCGGGTCAGTTGGGCTGCCAGCACTCGCGAGAACGAACGCAAATACCAAATGATCGGTTACTCGATCGCACTGATCATCGCCTACATCCTATTCCGTGGGCTGTCATCGGTCGTGATTGTCGCGCTCGCGCCGTGCTTTGGAGTGTTTTGGACCTTAGGCCTGCTGCATTACCTCGGTTTCGCCGACAATCCGTTTAACTCGGTGATTGTACCAGTGCTGCTGTGTATGGTCGGTTTCACCGATGGCGTGCACATGATGGTGCAAATCCGGCGACATCGCGCCGAAGGCATGTCGGCGACCGACGCGGCCCGGTTGTCGATCCGCGAAGTCGGCTTGGCTTGTTGGTTGACCTCGTTGACCACGGCGATCGGATTCGGATCGTTGGCACTCGCTCATCACGAGATCGTTCGTGAATTTGGGTATTGCTGTGTGATTGGC
The nucleotide sequence above comes from Novipirellula caenicola. Encoded proteins:
- a CDS encoding redoxin domain-containing protein, whose protein sequence is MITPLIDSSDSRIDSATSKRLGSVHMISNDLTIKLASQRWRPVHRHYSSATMVVVGLVLLALLAPHANAATPGLQSHVKPFSLPGADGTTVSLSADPTVSLNVLCFLGTECPLARIYGPRLDALAQQYADRGVQFIGINSNIQDSMDELRRYVKDHRLTFPVAKDYDRRVAVQSGATRTPEVFVIDRSGTVRYSGRIDDQYEPGIARKQATQHDLRDAIDALLAGEPVPRPKTTAMGCLIALPRSTPSEAEATVTYCDQVSRVLQKHCVECHRADEIGPFSLEEYDEVIGWADMSLEVIQQHRMPPWHADPNHGSFANSRHMPEEDKQILADWVDAGMPFGDASKLPPPREYVAGWQLSEPPHQIVTMNETPFQVPATGTIEYQYFVVDPGFKEDKWIRAAEVVPGNRSVVHHSIAFVRPPDGADFRDIGFLSAYVPGQQPSEFPAGYAQRVRAGSKLVFQMHYTPTGKATEDVTRIGLLFADPDDVTHEVYVLGGVEQEFEIPPHAANYAVNADIGGFPENGTLLSITPHMHLRGKSFQFVAKTKSGEQTLLDVPNYDFNWQHNYVLSQPLPLSDVKQLSFTAVFDNSADNPTNPDPSEFVTWGDQTWQEMAVTFVAVAKPRDANANQGKTAVDPDQRKRRAEQRRKQEQEASQFADRYIERFDSDGDGLISKHELPDSVRMFSFGSFDHDRDGLLSHEEIRAESLSRLTR